Proteins from one Aspergillus nidulans FGSC A4 chromosome VIII genomic window:
- a CDS encoding uncharacterized protein (transcript_id=CADANIAT00001915), translating to MEDSLWEAYKPELHRLYIREGMTLSAVMEYMESKYSFGKTKAQYTKHFGKWGFQKNQKVSASDAVFIERRIQKRKQVFDKESEVYIDGVEYPSKKRKKAPYGKAYVSTTERLRLAGAPSPCTPEGIVVCTPATPGMWLNWDLSLPWLRFSKLLRPPTQDEDLLSTSPTLAVTSPRGTNVSSYAPNMELLKRLGSVVPWNRLTHPPNVNSCSRTATALSIIMPAESEGQLRGLASRFAESKQSTIDILGVELFLLSNNLVSHGPDGKTFGSMRSHDQRVLEMFRLSSWNNVARLKVLVSSQEPTAGAIAEQLFASSVREMEIESVRMLLEAGMSPNGYIDTVDEGSLTPLQYATLALGSGDPKALQLLELLLSHGADLDKSSNDISPLGYALQIHSLEAIDELLSHGAYATPSCLAFAAYSLKDSELFKQLLGPDTDVNARSGLQGPSPLSQAVKGGNIEIIKVLLDRGADLNALVDIEFDGDWAVTTVLGYAVQSAGLEIIETLLHACLDVNPNIDGLPYASPLVLAVARAKANPRLVNLLLQKGFDIQIADDCGAQTLLERALKAKNTSLCEILIRNGARIDRPFSDKEHATSALVCAIQTGAAEVARLLIDMGARLNDSYSNSPGTVLGAAIERGDMIILDMAWTAGAVSVNPRLGRLGNMQTAVYLEQRGLLADILNMAGTPLLGAALSAKDDGLVWMLLSYTFELNRVTMDTRIHDHPVTYKDPLQAAIRNGRLSIAYALLDRGAKVTDSDIADVVMYLDSNDTTEGTELLQRLLKDFQGAAPTATAEAILSDRLDLFDSLLAARIDPRGKPQQFLDVWEFDTGRDYRLDPPESILEIVCQTGDMMVLETLFQACPWDSRLVGRALTLSILFNYTELFEYLFSWAPDINQEIAIHHLDTEDEEGLFVSGYTEVVTPLQVASRDQRVSVVQKLLGHPNIDVNYLGAGPRRRTALQHAVGNGNMELINLFLNRGADINGRPARDGGATALQIAAIQGYLGIAHRLIHLHANINAPPARINGRTALEGAAEYGRIDMLQMLLDSGASVTGDDGQRQYHRAIELAERNGHHAAARLLIAFEPQGVSLRRVDCNIVVLRDWQREELNDHGRQLYLSVVFVSAQSPGKNLQAERLQSFKSDSESENSNCETEDEPKTINVYAHHDSLNMRPVIQGSHELVRSKLVRTAVGQPGLQQRLLAQTAREEVINLTVKHSGGDCNAPDATETAQEGPGGGRDGDIGLWEGKWDACHSAGEEVYAGDWGGFLHRLEVDREEVSARRMKSTEATRRALPRKLAAEHVADGDFLVVDFEKGDDEEQRDAADGQVEIEDPTPGNTLGHETANNRAQREGDSKHRKDDTHAFGPLVQREEATAAEDIGHPAVKRLEGGHGEHICIGDPHLGIARVQATNDGGTAVEMTEASSADSNEVIVRAAKMAYLNDLLDQVQDGEHVDEALPRTASPFWPAVAAKTETGRGLWAWLQ from the exons ATGGAAGACTCACTGTGGGAAGCATACAAGCCAGAGCTGCATCGACTGTACATACGAGAGGGAATGACCTTGTCTGCAGTGATGGAGTATATGGAATCCAAGTACAGCTTCGGCAAAAC AAAGGCGCAGTACACAAAACACTTCGGAAAGTGGGGTTTCCAGAAGAATCAAAAGGTTTCAGCATCTGATGCTGTCTTCATTGAGAGACGCATCCAGAAACGAAAACAAGTGTTCGACAAGGAGAGCGAAGTCTACATCGACGGCGTTGAGTACCCTtccaagaagcgcaagaaggctCCGTATGGCAAAGCATATGTTTCGACAACGGAAcgtcttcgtcttgctgGTG CTCCCTCCCCATGTACCCCCGAGGGTATCGTCGTCTGTACCCCAGCAACACCAGGGATGTGGCTTAACTGGGATCTATCTCTTCCGTGGCTACGGTTCTCAAAGCTATTGCGGCCGCCGACGCAAGATGAAG ATCTACTTTCAACCAGCCCTACCCTGGCGGTAACCTCACCCCGAGGGACAAATGTCTCATCGTACGCCCCGAACATGGAACTGTTGAAACGCTTGGGCTCGGTCGTACCGTGGAACCGACTGACCCATCCACCGAACGTGAATAGCTGTTCACGCACGGCGACGGCACTGAGCATCATTATGCCGGCAGAGTCCGAGGGTCAACTGCGCGGCTTGGCCAGCCGATTCGCTGAGTCCAAGCAATCAACAATTGATATCCTGGGAGTTGAGTTGTTCTTGCTGTCGAATAACCTGGTCTCTCATGGGCCCGATGGGAAAACCTTTGGTAGCATGAGATCTCACGACCAGCGGGTGTTGGAAATGTTCCGATTATCCAGCTGGAACAACGTAGCTCGGCTTAAGGTCCTTGTATCAAGCCAAGAACCAACAGCTGGGGCCATAGCAGAGCAGCTGTTTGCCAGCTCCGTGCGGGAGATGGAGATAGAGAGTGTTAGAATGTTGCTCGAGGCCGGTATGAGCCCCAATGGCTATATTGACACTGTTGACGAGGGGTCACTCACTCCCTTGCAATATGCTACGCTTGCTCTTGGTTCGGGGGATCCCAAAGCCTTGCAGCTCCTTGAACTTCTTCTGTCCCATGGTGCAGATCTCGACAAATCTAGCAACGATATTTCGCCCCTTGGATATGCACTTCAGATCCATAGCCTGGAAGCCATTGATGAATTACTCTCCCATGGAGCATATGCCACACCGTCATGCCTAGCATTTGCTGCTTATAGTCTCAAAGATTCAGAGCTCTTCAAGCAATTACTGGGTCCAGATACAGATGTCAACGCACGGAGCGGGCTGCAGGGCCCCAGTCCATTGAGCCAGGCTGTAAAGGGCGGGAACATCGAAATCATCAAAGTCTTGCTTGATAGAGGAGCCGATTTGAATGCACTAGTTGACATTGAATTCGACGGAGATTGGGCAGTCACGACGGTGCTCGGATACGCTGTACAGTCAGCCGGGCTGGAAATTATCGAGACTCTACTACATGCTTGTCTGGATGTCAATCCAAACATCGACGGGTTGCCCTATGCTTCCCCTCTTGTCCTAGCCGTGGCTAGAGCTAAGGCTAATCCTCGGCTGGTTAACCTTCTACTCCAAAAAGGATTCGATATTCAGATTGCCGATGATTGTGGGGCACAAACGCTCTTAGAGCGAGCACTAAAAGCGAAGAATACAAGCCTGTGCGAGATACTGATCCGAAACGGGGCCAGGATAGATAGGCCATTTTCTGACAAGGAGCATGCTACCTCTGCTCTTGTTTGCGCTATTCAGACCGGTGCCGCTGAAGTTGCTAGGTTGTTGATCGATATGGGAGCACGCTTGAATGATTCTTATAGCAATTCTCCCGGAACAGTACTGGGAGCAGCCATTGAGCGGGGGGATATGATTATTCTTGATATGGCATGGACTGCTGGCGCTGTCTCAGTTAACCCAAGACTTGGGAGGCTTGGTAATATGCAGACGGCAGTATACCTGGAGCAAAGAGGATTGCTTGCAGATATCCTCAACATGGCCGGGACCCCGCTCCTAGGAGCCGCACTATCGGCAAAGGATGATGGTTTAGTATGGATGCTGCTATCCTACACATTCGAACTCAACCGTGTCACTATGGACACCAGGATCCATGACCACCCTGTAACCTACAAGGACCCGCTGCAGGCTGCAATCAGAAATGGGCGTCTCTCAATTGCATATGCCTTACTTGACCGCGGCGCGAAGGTGACCGATAGTGATATTGCAGATGTTGTGATGTATCTGGATAGTAATGACACCACTGAAGGTACCGAGTTACTCCAACGCCTACTCAAGGACTTCCAAGGAGCAGCCCCCACTGCCACAGCAGAGGCAATTCTATCGGACAGGTTGGACCTATTTGACTCTCTCCTTGCCGCGCGTATTGATCCAAGGGGGAAGCCACAACAATTCCTGGACGTGTGGGAGTTTGATACAGGAAGAGATTATCGCCTTGATCCGCCAGAGTCCATTCTCGAGATAGTTTGCCAAACTGGCGATATGATGGTGCTCGAAACTCTCTTTCAGGCTTGCCCCTGGGATTCAAGGCTCGTTGGTCGTGCTTTGACACTGTCAATTCTCTTCAACTATACCGAATTGTTTGAATACTTGTTTTCATGGGCTCCTGATATCAACCAAGAGATTGCGATCCACCATCTGGACactgaggacgaagaggggTTATTTGTTTCAGGGTATACGGAAGTGGTAACTCCGCTGCAAGTTGCATCAAGAGACCAACGGGTATCCGTGGTACAAAAACTGCTTGGACATCCAAATATTGATGTCAACTACCTGGGCGCAGGTCCCCGGCGTCGCACAGCTCTTCAGCATGCCGTCGGGAATGGAAACATGGAATTAATCAATCTCTTCCTTAACCGTGGAGCCGACATCAACGGCCGTCCTGCCCGAGATGGTGGAGCAACTGCACTGCAGATAGCAGCAATTCAAGGATATCTCGGGATTGCCCACAGGCTGATTCATCTGCATGCCAATATCAACGCCCCCCCTGCAAGAATAAATGGTAGAACAGCCCTGGAAGGAGCAGCAGAGTATGGCCGGATTGATATGCTCCAGATGCTTCTTGATAGTGGCGCTTCGGTCACTGGGGATGATGGGCAGCGCCAGTACCACCGAGCTATTGAGCTTGCGGAGAGAAATGGGCATCATGCTGCCGCAAGGCTGTTAATAGCTTTCGAGCCACAGGGTGT GAGCCTCCGCCGGGTCGATTGCAATATTGTGGTTTTGAGAGATTGGCAAAGAGAGGAGCTTAACGATCATGGGAGGCAGTTATATCTCTCTGTTGTGTTCGTCTCTGCGCAAAGTCCGGGGAAA AATCTCCAAGCCGAACGACTCCAGTCCTTCAAG AGTGACTCTGAATCAGAAAATTCGAATTGTGAGACGGAAGATGAACCTAAG ACTATCAACGTATACGCCCATCACGACAGCCTTAACATGAGACCGGTCATTCAGGGAAGCCATGAACTCGTTCGTAGCAAGCTCGTACGCACCGCCGTCGGCCAACCGGGCCTGCAACAAAGGCTCTTGGCCCAGACGGCTCGGGAGGAAGTGATTAACCTGACTGTTAAACACAGCGGAGGGGATTGCAACGCCCCAGATGCTACTGAGACTGCGCAGGAAGGCCCAGGTGGCGGtcgcgacggcgacatcgGTCTCTGGGAGGG CAAATGGGATGCTTGCCACAGCGCTGGGGAGGAGGTTTACGCAGGGGATTGGGGAGGCTTCCTCCACCGCTTGGAAGTAGACCGGGAGGAA GTTAGCGCtagaaggatgaagagtaCGGAGGCGACCAGGAGAGCGTTGCCTAGAAAGTTGGCGGCGGAGCATGTTGCGGATGGAGACTTTCTTGTAGTTGACTTTGAGAAgggggatgatgaggagcagCGCGACGCCGCAGATGGGCAGGTTGAGATAGAAGATCCAACGCCAGGTAACACGTTGGGTCATGAGACCGCCAATAACAGGGCCCAGCGAGAGGGCGACAGCAAACACCGAAAAGATGACACCCATGCATTTGGGCCGCTCGTGCAGCGGGAGGAG GCTACGGCGGCCGAAGATATTGGCCATCCGGCCGTAAAGCGGTTGGAAGGCGGCCATGGTGAGCATATATGCATTGGAGATCCACACCTAGGCATCGCCCGAGTTCAGGCCACGAACGATGGTGGCACGGCTGTCGAAATGACGGAGGCTTCCAGCGCGGATAGCAACGAGGTGATCGTGAGAGCTGCAAAGATGGCCTATCTCAACGATCTATTAGATCAAGTACAGGATGGGGAACACGTGGATGAGGCCTTACCCAGAACCGCCAGCCCTTTTTGGCCAGCGGTGGCTGCAAAGACGGAGACAGGGAGGGGTCTGTGGGCATGGCTTCAATAG